Proteins co-encoded in one Kutzneria chonburiensis genomic window:
- a CDS encoding amidohydrolase, whose product MTDLLLRNVHRAGRPVDVRIAGGVVAEFTEPGALSGDGIDGQGGYLLPGLVDAHVHMQQWAANRRRISLAAAKSAAQAVELVRGSPDEWVFGANFVDGLWPDAPHKDLLEAALPGRKVALFSADLHTLWLSPAALKEVALDHPTGVLVEAECMAVTARLPAGDPDAWVLAAADAAAARGVTKIVDYELADTIADWQRRLAIRTPSVRVAGVIAKHLLETAIARGHRTGAVVPDSGGLLSVGPYKLFVDGSLNTRTAYCHDPYEGDGHGMVVVPPAELVPLMRRAWAHGIVPAVHAIGDHANQIALDAFEAVGCPGRIEHAQLVSPADLPRFAQLGVIASVQPAHAPDDRDVADRHWAGRTDRAFPYQSLLAAGATLEIGSDAPVSPLDPWDGIASAVTRTDDDRAAWHPEQRIPVEVALAAAAGGRASVEVGDVADLLVAERDPARGELRDMPVVLTMVEGRITHG is encoded by the coding sequence ATGACGGATCTGCTGCTGCGCAACGTGCACCGGGCCGGTCGGCCGGTGGACGTGCGGATCGCCGGGGGAGTGGTCGCCGAGTTCACCGAGCCCGGCGCGCTGTCCGGCGACGGCATCGACGGCCAGGGCGGGTATCTGCTGCCGGGGCTGGTCGACGCGCACGTGCACATGCAGCAGTGGGCCGCCAACCGACGGCGGATTTCCTTGGCGGCGGCCAAGTCCGCGGCTCAAGCGGTCGAACTCGTGCGGGGCAGCCCGGACGAGTGGGTGTTCGGTGCGAACTTCGTCGACGGCCTGTGGCCCGACGCCCCGCACAAGGACCTGCTGGAGGCAGCCCTGCCCGGCCGCAAGGTCGCCTTGTTCAGCGCCGACCTGCACACGCTGTGGCTGAGCCCGGCGGCGTTGAAGGAAGTCGCGTTAGATCACCCGACCGGCGTACTCGTCGAGGCGGAGTGCATGGCCGTCACGGCCCGGCTGCCGGCCGGCGATCCGGATGCGTGGGTGCTGGCGGCGGCCGACGCGGCGGCGGCGCGGGGCGTGACCAAGATCGTCGACTACGAGCTGGCCGACACCATCGCCGACTGGCAGCGGCGGCTGGCCATCCGCACGCCGTCGGTGCGGGTGGCCGGCGTGATCGCCAAGCACCTGCTGGAGACGGCGATCGCCCGCGGCCACCGGACCGGCGCGGTCGTGCCGGACAGCGGCGGGCTGTTGAGCGTCGGGCCGTACAAGCTGTTCGTGGACGGGTCGCTGAACACCCGGACCGCCTACTGCCACGACCCGTACGAGGGCGACGGGCACGGCATGGTGGTCGTGCCGCCGGCGGAGCTGGTGCCGCTGATGCGGCGGGCGTGGGCGCACGGCATCGTGCCGGCCGTGCATGCGATCGGCGACCACGCCAACCAGATCGCCCTGGACGCCTTCGAGGCCGTCGGCTGCCCGGGTCGGATCGAGCACGCGCAGCTGGTGTCGCCCGCCGACCTGCCCCGTTTCGCGCAGCTGGGCGTGATCGCCTCCGTGCAGCCCGCGCACGCGCCCGACGACCGCGACGTGGCCGACCGGCACTGGGCCGGCCGCACCGACCGGGCCTTCCCGTACCAGTCGCTGCTGGCCGCCGGGGCGACGCTGGAGATCGGCTCCGACGCCCCGGTGTCGCCGCTGGACCCGTGGGACGGCATCGCCAGCGCCGTCACGCGTACCGACGACGACCGGGCCGCATGGCATCCGGAGCAGCGGATCCCGGTCGAGGTCGCGCTGGCCGCCGCGGCCGGCGGCCGGGCTTCGGTCGAGGTCGGCGACGTGGCCGATCTGCTGGTCGCCGAACGGGATCCGGCCCGCGGCGAACTCCGTGACATGCCGGTGGTGCTGACCATGGTCGAGGGACGGATAACGCATGGCTGA
- a CDS encoding dienelactone hydrolase family protein, with protein sequence MSDAPTSDLTGWRKAPFTGAGLTYDCYEKGEGPGVVLVPEVPGITPEVLGLADHLVDQGFTVVVPSPFGTPGKPMTVGYVLGVISRLCVSAEFRAFAVNAERPITQYLRAVARDLAARTPGKGVGVIGMCFTGGFALATAVEDVVLAPVLSQPSVPLPLGKARKADPGVSEAELQTVVKRTEDGLCVLGLRFSEDPAVPADRFATLRRRLGDAFEVIQLDSKPGNPGGFTKGAHSVLTAEVRERPGHQALAARERVVEFLRERLTA encoded by the coding sequence ATGAGCGACGCGCCCACCTCCGACCTCACCGGCTGGCGCAAGGCGCCGTTCACCGGAGCCGGCCTCACCTACGACTGCTACGAGAAGGGCGAGGGGCCCGGCGTCGTGCTGGTGCCCGAGGTCCCCGGTATCACGCCGGAGGTGCTCGGCCTGGCCGACCACCTGGTCGACCAGGGCTTCACCGTGGTCGTGCCGTCCCCGTTCGGCACCCCGGGCAAGCCGATGACCGTGGGCTACGTGCTGGGCGTGATCAGCAGGCTGTGCGTGTCGGCCGAGTTCCGGGCGTTCGCCGTGAACGCCGAGCGGCCGATCACCCAGTACCTGCGGGCGGTGGCCCGTGACCTGGCCGCGCGGACCCCGGGCAAGGGCGTCGGCGTCATCGGCATGTGCTTCACCGGCGGGTTCGCGCTGGCCACCGCGGTCGAGGACGTGGTGCTGGCGCCGGTGCTGAGCCAGCCGTCGGTGCCGCTGCCGCTGGGCAAGGCCCGCAAGGCCGACCCGGGCGTGTCCGAGGCGGAATTGCAGACCGTGGTCAAGCGCACCGAGGACGGGCTGTGCGTGCTGGGCCTGCGGTTCAGCGAGGACCCGGCCGTGCCGGCCGATCGGTTCGCCACCCTGCGCCGTCGCCTCGGCGACGCGTTCGAGGTGATCCAGCTGGACTCCAAGCCGGGCAACCCCGGCGGCTTCACCAAGGGCGCGCACTCGGTGCTCACGGCCGAGGTCCGCGAGCGGCCCGGGCACCAGGCGCTGGCCGCGCGCGAGCGGGTCGTCGAGTTCCTGCGCGAGCGGCTGACGGCATGA
- a CDS encoding protein-tyrosine phosphatase family protein, translating to MIYTVELDGPGRLSTMAKPRLKDLPTLRAAGVDILVCALTDEDFTDAGLAEEPTAAVAAGLEFVHLPIPDWTVPDREQILPTLRELATRLDGGASIVTHCWAGIGRSSLLAASIMVLRGLDPDDAWARITKARGHQVPDTEQQREWVRTLSA from the coding sequence ATGATCTACACCGTCGAGCTGGACGGCCCGGGGCGGCTGAGCACGATGGCCAAGCCGCGCCTCAAGGACCTGCCGACGTTGCGCGCGGCGGGCGTGGACATCCTGGTGTGCGCGCTGACCGACGAGGACTTCACCGACGCCGGCCTGGCCGAGGAGCCGACCGCGGCGGTGGCGGCCGGTCTGGAGTTCGTGCACCTGCCGATCCCGGACTGGACGGTGCCGGACCGCGAGCAGATCCTGCCCACGCTGCGCGAGCTGGCGACCCGCCTCGACGGCGGGGCCAGCATCGTGACGCACTGTTGGGCCGGCATCGGCCGGTCCTCGCTGTTGGCAGCGTCGATCATGGTGCTGCGTGGCCTCGACCCCGACGACGCGTGGGCCCGGATCACCAAGGCCCGCGGTCATCAGGTGCCGGACACCGAGCAGCAGCGCGAGTGGGTCAGAACCTTGAGTGCGTGA
- a CDS encoding TetR family transcriptional regulator, which produces MTRADATKARLLEAATEEFSRYGIAGARVDRIAAAAQANKNLIYVYYTNKETLFRAVFEAHVVRLLGEVPFTPTDLPGYAGRLYEFFLANPRLLRLAGWFRLEQGDYDEALAEIVKSNTEKVAAIARAQSDGLVDDRYPAEVVLTLVLAISAAWGSGNPATVSTYDEPDPKIVRLAIEAAVRGVVAGKDSAA; this is translated from the coding sequence ATGACCCGTGCCGACGCCACAAAGGCCCGCCTCCTGGAGGCGGCGACCGAGGAGTTCTCGCGCTACGGCATCGCCGGCGCCCGGGTGGACCGGATCGCGGCGGCGGCGCAGGCCAACAAGAACCTGATCTACGTCTACTACACCAACAAGGAGACGCTGTTCCGCGCCGTGTTCGAGGCGCACGTGGTGCGGCTGCTGGGCGAAGTGCCCTTCACGCCGACGGACCTGCCCGGCTACGCCGGCCGGCTGTACGAGTTCTTCCTGGCCAATCCGCGGCTGCTGCGGCTGGCCGGCTGGTTCCGGCTGGAGCAGGGCGACTACGACGAGGCGCTGGCCGAGATCGTCAAGTCCAACACCGAGAAGGTGGCGGCGATCGCCAGGGCCCAGTCCGACGGGCTGGTCGACGACCGCTATCCGGCCGAGGTCGTGCTCACGCTGGTGCTGGCCATCTCGGCGGCGTGGGGCTCGGGCAACCCGGCAACCGTGTCGACCTACGATGAGCCCGACCCCAAGATCGTTCGCCTGGCGATCGAGGCCGCCGTGCGCGGTGTCGTCGCGGGAAAGGACTCGGCAGCATGA
- a CDS encoding maleylpyruvate isomerase family mycothiol-dependent enzyme: MAESYSTYCDAIEREVTRIGEVGRSHDLAAAVPCCPDWALADVLRHVGVLQQWFAAMIERRSPERLPFGEVDFGVPAEAADYPEWLVARQIEVGKVLRAADPDAPMYTWGPGGEVRFWARRMAMECLVHRYDAELAAGALTPVDPTLAADGVEEFLVNLPSAVGFAPHVANLRGTGQTIGFGVWGTEVDWTVRLDTDSFGLVPAVADPDATVSAETPDALLLLVYGRISRDDTRIKSEGEADLLDKWFTHSRF; encoded by the coding sequence ATGGCTGAGAGCTATTCGACGTACTGCGACGCCATCGAGCGCGAGGTGACGCGCATCGGCGAGGTCGGCCGCTCGCACGACCTCGCGGCCGCCGTGCCGTGCTGCCCGGACTGGGCGCTCGCGGACGTGCTCAGGCATGTCGGTGTGCTCCAGCAGTGGTTCGCCGCCATGATCGAGCGGCGGTCGCCCGAGCGGCTGCCGTTCGGCGAGGTCGACTTCGGCGTGCCGGCCGAGGCTGCCGACTACCCGGAATGGTTGGTGGCGCGGCAGATCGAGGTCGGCAAGGTGTTGCGCGCCGCCGACCCCGACGCCCCGATGTACACGTGGGGTCCCGGTGGCGAGGTGCGGTTCTGGGCGCGGCGCATGGCGATGGAGTGCCTTGTCCACCGCTACGACGCCGAGCTCGCCGCCGGCGCGCTCACGCCCGTCGACCCCACGCTGGCCGCCGACGGCGTCGAGGAGTTCTTGGTCAACCTGCCGTCAGCAGTGGGCTTCGCGCCGCACGTGGCCAACCTTCGCGGCACCGGGCAGACCATCGGCTTCGGCGTGTGGGGCACCGAGGTGGACTGGACCGTCCGCCTCGACACTGACTCGTTCGGCCTGGTGCCGGCTGTCGCCGATCCCGACGCCACCGTCAGCGCCGAGACCCCCGATGCCCTGCTGCTGCTCGTCTACGGCCGCATCAGCCGCGACGACACCCGGATCAAGTCAGAGGGTGAGGCCGACCTGCTGGACAAGTGGTTCACGCACTCAAGGTTCTGA
- a CDS encoding heme-degrading domain-containing protein produces MADPDLAVLLEQERRLVFDRFDNDTAWALGQQMVAAARDRGLPVVVSIERNGQRLFHAALPGTAADNDAWVERKVRVVRRYGHSSYQVGCHFRAGGGTFEEKSRLDPNEYAAHGGSFPLTIRNVGVVGSITVSGLPQADDHAFVVEQLEKFLTPASSR; encoded by the coding sequence ATGGCTGATCCCGATCTCGCGGTGCTGCTCGAGCAGGAGCGGCGGCTGGTCTTCGACCGCTTCGACAACGACACAGCCTGGGCCCTGGGCCAGCAGATGGTGGCCGCGGCGCGGGACCGGGGGCTGCCGGTGGTCGTGTCCATCGAGCGCAACGGCCAGCGGCTGTTCCACGCCGCGCTGCCGGGCACGGCGGCCGACAACGACGCCTGGGTGGAGCGCAAGGTGCGGGTGGTCCGCCGCTACGGCCACAGCTCGTACCAGGTGGGCTGCCACTTCCGGGCCGGCGGCGGAACCTTCGAGGAGAAGTCCCGCCTCGACCCGAACGAGTACGCCGCCCACGGCGGCTCGTTCCCGCTGACGATCAGGAACGTCGGCGTGGTCGGCTCGATCACGGTCTCCGGCCTACCTCAAGCCGACGACCACGCCTTCGTCGTTGAACAGCTGGAGAAGTTCCTCACCCCAGCTTCTTCCCGTTGA